The Laspinema palackyanum D2c sequence GGAATAATTCTTTGGAAAGATTTTAGAATCGTTGCTTATAATTTGTAGAGGAATCTTTACGATTCTCTACATGGTTCTTTATGAACCGGAATCAACCCAGTCTTTCACAATTTTGAACCATGCCCCGGATACTCGTCATTGACGATGACCCTGCAATCTCAGAATTAGTCGCCGTCAATCTGGAGATGGCTGGCTATGAAGTCAGTCAAGCCGAAGATGGCATCAAAGGTCAAGCGCTTGCACTGCAACTGATCCCCGATTTAATCATGCTCGATCTGATGCTGCCTCGGGTGGATGGATTCACAGTATGTCAACGGCTTCGTCGTGATGAGCGTACTGCCGATATACCCGTCCTGATGCTAACAGCTTTAGGTCAAACCCATGATAAGGTCGAAGGTTTCAATGCAGGCGCTGATGATTACCTGACTAAACCCTTTGAAGTTGAAGAAATGCTTGCACGGGTGAGAGCCTTGTTGCGACGCACCGATCGCATCCCCCAAGCGGCCAAACACGCGGAGATTCTCAACTATGGACCCCTAACCCTCGTCCCGGAACGGTTTGAAGCCATTTGGTTCGATCGCACGGTCAAGTTAACTCACCTGGAATTTGAACTGTTGCACTGTTTGTTACAACGTCACGGCCAAACGGTCTCTCCCAGTGAAATTCTCAAAGAAGTCTGGGGATATGACCCCGATGATGATATCGA is a genomic window containing:
- a CDS encoding response regulator transcription factor, which gives rise to MPRILVIDDDPAISELVAVNLEMAGYEVSQAEDGIKGQALALQLIPDLIMLDLMLPRVDGFTVCQRLRRDERTADIPVLMLTALGQTHDKVEGFNAGADDYLTKPFEVEEMLARVRALLRRTDRIPQAAKHAEILNYGPLTLVPERFEAIWFDRTVKLTHLEFELLHCLLQRHGQTVSPSEILKEVWGYDPDDDIETIRVHVRHLRTKLEPDPRHPRYIKTVYGAGYCLELPSTAPANDNPQAV